From Pararhodobacter zhoushanensis, the proteins below share one genomic window:
- the kynU gene encoding kynureninase, which translates to MPTDFAATRAQFDLPEGILYLDGNSLGPLPRNVAARLARTVTQEWGTMLITGWNKAGWMDLPTRIGDRIARIIGAETGHVVLGDTLSIKVYQALASALEMTPTRKVILSDTGNFPSDLYMAEGLCRTLGDGYELRTVAPEDVADAIDDSVAVLMLTEVDYRTGRRHDMPALTAKAHAHGALAIWDLAHSAGATDVKVAAGGADFAVGCTYKYLNSGPGGPAFIYVAPRHAETVRPALSGWMGHEAPFAFDLSYRPGNGIERMRVGTPPILQLAALDAALDVWDGVEIADLRARSIELCEAFIAGVEARCPTLTLGSPRDPLQRGSQVSFRHPEGYAIMQALIARGVIGDFRAPDVLRFGFTPLYIALDEVNAAVEILAEIMASDAWDTPAFKTRAKVT; encoded by the coding sequence CGGTGACGCAGGAATGGGGCACAATGCTGATCACCGGCTGGAACAAGGCCGGCTGGATGGACCTGCCCACGCGCATCGGTGACCGCATCGCGCGGATCATCGGGGCCGAGACCGGCCATGTGGTGCTGGGCGACACGCTGTCGATCAAGGTCTATCAGGCGCTGGCCTCGGCGCTGGAGATGACCCCCACGCGCAAGGTGATCCTGTCGGACACCGGCAACTTCCCGTCGGATCTTTACATGGCCGAGGGGCTGTGCCGGACGCTGGGCGACGGATATGAGCTGCGCACCGTCGCACCCGAAGACGTCGCCGACGCCATCGACGACAGTGTCGCGGTGCTGATGCTGACCGAGGTCGACTACCGCACCGGCCGCCGCCACGACATGCCCGCCCTGACCGCCAAGGCGCATGCACACGGCGCGCTCGCGATCTGGGATCTGGCGCATTCAGCCGGGGCGACGGATGTGAAAGTCGCCGCCGGCGGCGCGGATTTCGCGGTTGGCTGCACCTACAAATACCTCAATTCCGGCCCCGGCGGCCCGGCCTTCATCTACGTTGCCCCGCGCCACGCCGAGACCGTGCGCCCGGCGCTGTCAGGCTGGATGGGTCACGAGGCACCCTTTGCCTTCGACCTCAGCTATCGCCCCGGCAACGGTATCGAGCGCATGCGGGTTGGCACCCCGCCGATCCTGCAACTGGCGGCGCTGGACGCCGCACTGGATGTCTGGGACGGGGTCGAGATCGCCGATCTGCGCGCCCGCTCGATCGAACTGTGCGAGGCCTTCATCGCTGGGGTCGAGGCGCGCTGCCCGACGCTGACACTGGGCTCGCCGCGCGATCCGCTGCAGCGCGGCAGTCAGGTGAGCTTCCGCCATCCTGAGGGCTATGCGATCATGCAGGCGCTGATCGCGCGCGGCGTGATCGGCGATTTCCGCGCGCCGGACGTGCTGCGCTTCGGCTTCACGCCGCTCTATATCGCGCTGGACGAGGTCAACGCAGCGGTCGAAATTCTGGCCGAGATCATGGCCTCGGATGCTTGGGATACGCCCGCGTTCAAGACACGGGCAAAGGTTACATGA